The following proteins are encoded in a genomic region of Oncorhynchus masou masou isolate Uvic2021 chromosome 32, UVic_Omas_1.1, whole genome shotgun sequence:
- the LOC135526947 gene encoding homeobox protein six1b-like produces the protein MSILPSFGFTQEQVACVCEVLQQGGNLERLGRFLWSLPACDHLHKNESVLKAKAVVAFHRGNFRELYKILESHQFSPHNHPKLQQLWLKAHYVEAEKLRGRPLGAVGKYRVRRKFPLPRTIWDGEETSYCFKEKSRGVLREWYTHNPYPSPREKRELAEATGLTTTQVSNWFKNRRQRDRAAEAKERENSENNNSGNNKQNQLSPLDGGKSLMSSSEDEFSPPQSPDQNSLLLLQGNMSHPGVSSYPMTGLGGAQPLHGMHGHPHQLQDSLLGPLTSSLVDLGS, from the exons ATGTCAATACTACCTTCGTTTGGGTTTACCCAGGAGCAAGTAGCCTGCGTCTGCGAGGTCCTGCAACAAGGAGGGAACCTGGAGAGGCTCGGTCGTTTTCTCTGGTCTCTCCCAGCGTGTGACCACCTCCACAAGAATGAAAGTGTACTGAAAGCAAAGGCGGTGGTCGCCTTCCACCGAGGGAACTTCAGAGAGCTATATAAGATCCTGGAGAGCCACCAGTTTTCCCCGCACAACCATCCCAAGCTGCAGCAGCTGTGGCTGAAAGCGCACTACGTGGAGGCGGAGAAATTGCGCGGCCGACCGCTTGGAGCGGTGGGGAAGTATAGGGTCCGCAGGAAATTCCCTCTGCCCCGCACGATCTGGGACGGCGAGGAGACCAGTTATTGCTTTAAGGAGAAGTCAAGGGGTGTTCTGAGAGAGTGGTACACGCATAACCCCTATCCCTCCCCGCGAGAGAAAAGGGAGCTGGCCGAGGCCACGGGACTGACCACTACGCAGGTCAGCAATTGGTTCAAAAACAGAcgccagagagacagagccgcAGAAGCCAAAGAAAG AGAGAACAGCGAAAACAATAACTCCGGCAACAACAAACAGAACCAGCTGTCTCCCCTCGACGGCGGCAAGTCGCTCATGTCCAGCTCGGAAGATGAGTTCTctccaccacaaagccctgatcAGAACTCTTTGCTTTTGCTCCAGGGAAATATGAGTCACCCCGGCGTCTCCTCTTACCCTATGACCGGCCTCGGTGGCGCACAGCCGCTGCATGGAATGCACGGACACCCGCACCAACTCCAAGACTCGTTGCTGGGACCTCTAACGTCGAGCCTTGTGGATCTAGGCTCCTAA